One part of the Mya arenaria isolate MELC-2E11 chromosome 3, ASM2691426v1 genome encodes these proteins:
- the LOC128228958 gene encoding uncharacterized protein LOC128228958, translating into MLKMDRFTNTEHGSMVVSRNQAMTEVEVQSLDMCKEEIILLIDPFFVSATLCREYPRFEPLHKSIHQLELRNDRKHVSEVLISHLPQHICLKDFVLVLKECGYTALAAELLRSRLKLDAATTLKHVHRSTSKQRPSISKINFNLKKMVDDAMFTNPRLALRQIRDRLSLKIQNESDEDRRQILNDICIALIGAEIDATAITFDEGLYQGAVFNEMKSRTHATSNTLLTDGVYFGRLANANAIAGRFNESTHMIKAALCNVFSIGPCFELVFMIYNAVQVMLYSFENSPTAENRRALLLFGNIGLQYAEQEISESKMMWRRSYVLRMVFCLLGLGNKASVIENCPVDATCIVEAKTLLADIEKNLTGIETRREMLYYVAKARLAELTQQHQDCLDNLRASRNLALEGHFDELRFISDYLDKVNTQIQRPDIIKEEEWEREELGNLNLDETKNYALLGSQSLETISIRTFDDDETIPKHRLNSQVALSSTSTLADNSDADSFTKPKCVFSTEHPYPIQEQLHGSYETRIPGDGRGSASNTPCQTGERLSDSHEGYQKEGDTSVEHLNVYQSFKDSDIF; encoded by the exons ATGTTAAAAATGGATAGATTTACGAATACAG AACACGGCAGTATGGTTGTCTCTCGAAACCAAGCTATGACGGAAGTTGAAGTTCAATCATTAGACATGTGCAAAGAGGAGATTATTCTACTAATCGACCCTTTCTTTGTGTCGGCAACACTTTGTAGAGAATACCCTCGATTTGAACCTCTTCACAAGTCTATCCACCAGTTAGAACTGAGAAATGACAGGAAACACGTCTCAGAAGTTTTAATAAGCCACCTGCCACAACACATTTGCTTAAAGGACTTCGTGCTTGTTCTTAAAGAATGTGGCTATACAGCATTGGCAGCAGAACTGTTACGTTCCCGTTTAAAACTGGACGCGGCTACAAccttaaaacatgtacatagaTCGACATCAAAACAAAGGCCATCGAtaagtaaaattaattttaatctgAAAAAGATGGTGGATGATGCAATGTTCACTAATCCTCGGCTTGCTTTACGCCAAATCAGAGACAGGTTGAgcctaaaaatacaaaatgaaagtGATGAAGATCGGAGACAAATTCTTAATGACATATGCATAGCATTAATTGGCGCAGAAATCGATGCAACAGCTATTACTTTTGACGAAGGTCTATATCAAGGAGCTGTCTTCAACGAAATGAAAAGTCGCACACACGCGACAAGTAATACATTGCTAACAGATGGTGTGTATTTTGGCCGGTTAGCAAATGCAAATGCTATTGCAGGACGTTTTAATGAAAGCACTCACATGATCAAAGCTGCCCTTTGTAATGTATTTTCTATTGGTCCTTGCTTTGAACTTGTGTTTATGATTTATAACGCAGTGCAAGTTATGCTGTATAGCTTTGAAAACTCACCAACAGCTGAAAACAGGCGGGCTCTGTTATTGTTCGGTAACATTGGTCTTCAATATGCTGAACAGGAGATTTCGGAGAGCAAAATGATGTGGAGACGATCTTACGTTTTGAGAATGGTATTCTGCTTACTTGGTCTCGGGAACAAAGCAAGCGTAATTGAAAATTGTCCTGTTGACGCAACATGCATTGTAGAAGCAAAGACACTTCTTGCcgatattgaaaaaaacttgACTGGAATAGAAACAAGAAGAGAAATGTTGTACTATGTTGCTAAAGCTAGATTAGCTGAGTTAACACAGCAGCACCAGGACTGTCTGGATAATTTACGAGCATCTCGGAACCTTGCCCTTGAAGGCCATTTTGACGAATTAAGGTTCATTTCAGATTATCTTGATAAGGTGAACACGCAAATTCAACGCCCAGATATCATAAAAGAGGAAGAATGGGAGAGGGAAGAGCTTGGTAATTTGAACTTAGATGAAACAAAAAACTATGCTTTACTTGGAAGCCAAAGTCTTGAGACTATCAGTATCCGTacatttgatgatgatgaaaccATTCCAAAACACAGGTTAAACTCTCAAGTAGCATTGAGTTCAACATCAACCTTGGCCGACAATAGCGATGCAGACTCATTCACGAAACCTAAATGTGTGTTTTCCACTGAACATCCGTACCCTATCCAAGAACAATTACATGGCTCATATGAAACCCGAATTCCAGGTGACGGTCGTGGAAGTGCTAGCAATACACCGTGCCAAACAGGTGAAAGGTTATCAGATTCTCATGAAGGTTATCAAAAAGAGGGAGACACAAGTGTAGAACATTTAAATGTGTACCAGTCGTTTAAAGATTcagatattttttga